The following DNA comes from Nymphalis io chromosome 12, ilAglIoxx1.1, whole genome shotgun sequence.
tcgatatctccaaggcttacgacagggtctggcacagaagtcttctctccaagctaccgcctatatggtctgcctgctcagctatgcacctggattgccagtttcttacacaagcgtagccttcgtgttttagtagatggttgcgcttcacaattctatgtagtgaatgctggggtcccccagggatctgtgctatctcccacactctttcttttgcatatcaatgatatgctctctcttgggaacatacattgctatgcagatgatagtacagtgcatggtggataccacggacgcgcagtggctggacgggcggaaactgaggagaggcgggagaatcttgtcattgaactcgataggacgttagagctcatcgccaaatggggttctgataatcttgttgagtttaatgtcaagaaaacacaggtggcacaccgctgatgatacaaagcaaaatcgccatgctggggatggacgttcgctgcgaccttagtccaagggattacatcgaggctattaaaaacagcttcacgaaaactcggaattctgaacaaggtgcggcgttttttcacgccacaacaactgtgcctgttatacaaaacacaggtacagtcttgcgttgaatattgctcgcacctttgggatggctccgctaagtacctactggaggccttgaaccggttgcagcgacgtgcagtacgcattattggcgacgtaaaggtcacaaacacccttgaacctttacaattgcgtcgcgagatagcagcactgagcgctttctatcgactgtatcacggcgagtgctctgaggaattattctctctaattcctgcttcccccttccttcttaagtccacgcgagctggttcttgatgtcaccgcctaattgtgacatcaattccatcgcgcacaaagaaatttggcaactcctttctttgtcgcactaccaaaaaatggaattccttaccagctcacgtgttcccctcctcttacaacccgggttccttcaaacgaggcgtgactCATGAaacgggccggcaaggcggggacggctagtacagaacattcttcccgactgtactggccgtcgtcgcgtttggactctactaccacatACCATCATCGGTGGAGTAGAGtgatttgccatcccggcgaatataaaaaaaaaaaagtagtagtgGTATTTCCATTTGAGCTATATGTGAGCCCAATAGAACTCACACTAGAGCGGCTTGCTTTGCACACTTGCACTGTAGCGGTTGGAAAAAACAGTGGTCATCATGAACAGCTTCTattagtagttatttttttctgtttcgaatttaaatatatttttattacttggaCTATAACTTCTTCAGCTAActgaagattataaaataataatttgaaaaccaGTTCAATATCACTATTTACAATTGAAAGCAAGGTGGCATAAATATCGGATTTAAGTAAAATGATAAACTTTTtattcgagatggcccagtggtaagaacgcgtgaattttaccCGATGAACGATTGCCCGGGCAAGTTTTCATctctgagttttcatgtgtttaatttgtgtttataattcatctcgtgcttgacggtgaagaaaaacatcgtgaggaaacctgcatgtgtctaatttcattgaaattctgccacatatgtattccaccaacccgcattggagcagcgtggtggaataagctccaaaccttctcctcaaaaagggagaggagaccttagcccagcagtgggacatttaaagtctgttactgtactgtaatgcgTGCCAAATATTGCGAATACGACTAAGAATATTCTGAGTCATCTTATTCTGCCGATTTACatctgtataatatttattttttatcctatTTCTATCGATCATTTTAAGGGCTGATATAAGTTTAAGCCACGTAGAAATTATGGACAGGCTCCGATTTTTTCTCAATGCACTGCCGCACCAGAGCTCTTATCCATCCATTTACGTAACTGGATTGTATACTCTTTGATAAATCTTAGCAAAATTTGAGACAACCATGCCGTTAGccgttgttaaattttttttcgttgAGTTAGAAGTCATGTACCTATACAGTATATAACAACTACTAAAATTAAATGGGGTATTACGTCAAAGTatcttaaaatactaattattgttgtcatttataagattaaattatcTACAACAATGCTGTTATTCATGTAATATTTGTAATGCTCCTGCAATACAGTTACAAATTGCAGtcttttgacattgacatttgatGAGTAAGTTAGGCAGTTGGGTGGTGTAAAGTATTCTGTGGTTGAGTGTGTTTACAAAATGAATGtcaaaatatgtcaaattaCGATTCACTAAGCaaagaataaatacatttttattttaaagacgtTGAATATGCAACCGGagtacaaaaaatgttttgtgaCAGTCGGAACGACACGTTTCGACCTCTTATGCAAATTCATCCAATCATCACCCGTACTTCTCGCTCTAAGAAAAATGGGATGCAAGAATATTACGGTTCAAATAGGAAACAGTGACGTTGAACCGGGTGATTTTGAGAAAGACGGTATAAAATTACAtctttatagatttaaaaactCACTAAAAGCCGATATGACAAACGCTGATTTAATAATAAGTCATGCAGGAGCAGGAAGTTGTTTAGAGGCTTTGGACTTAAACAAACCCCTATTAGTCGTTGTAAATGAAGATTTAATGAATAATCATCAATTAGAACTGGCAGATCAACTGCATGTTGATAAACATCTTTACTACTGCACATGTGACACTTTAGCGACCACACTTGAGACTGTGGACTTCAGCTGGTTGTCACCAATGTCAAAACCAAGCCCTCATGcttttgtgaaatatataaacagtGTTTTTAAGGTTATGGAACAttcataattatacattatttgaaaaaagaatatttttcggtattagaaattaaaattgtgataataatatacatgtatacaataaatatttaattcactttaatataattactactAATTACTacttagattattattaagactaaattttcaatattttattataatttggaagatttttttttgtgtcataaagactttatttgtatatatatatattttcagtcaaaatatttctttttatttctataatatattttaattaatcaatttctttaataaaaaaatgtgtgttaAAACTAATAGCCCAACTATGTTACTATGTTGGATGAATGGGATGTTCAtccaacaatatatttttaagtatcatTATATCCTGggccattattcacacacggccatctgatcccaaactaagcagagctggtactatggaaaccagacaactgatatactacatatactacttttcttttgtaaatacatacttatatagataattacaccaagactcaggacaaacagacagaaaatgtatgtattgatatatgttgtatagtatataaatatatatctttttgtatgtattgtatacgtttatatatatgtatatgtatgtataatgcacTTACTTGTTAGGTCCTACATGTATCCtaatgcagggttgtctggaagagatcactacttgagtgataagactGCCCTTTGCATGTATCATGTTGAGGTCcacaattatgtttatataacatgGTTTTTCCTgagcttttgttttttattttttttttacttgtatttgtctttttttttttcttgtgagagtgcaataaagttttttaaaaaaataataataaatctttaagtgttaatttttaaccaagttttacaaaataaataaaaaaacagatagTACTTTAGAAACACATTTTATTAAGAATGCATATcacaatatatttgttactgaaaaatgataattttaactgaaataatattttaggatGAAGTGTGTcaacttttgtttaaatataaatagaatatttattatgactatgggcttattattatttaaactaatttctTAGCCTCAAAGAAGCTCTTCAGATGTCTCATCTGCCAGTACCCTATACCTATGAGGACACCGGTTTGAAGCAAACTCCACCACAACACTCTCTGATTGGTGCTTTCTGAGGTCTGTCTGAATCTTTCCTCACGGTgctgaaacaaacaaacaaataaatattaaaatagttttagatATAATCTtctctttttcttttgtaatcaCTTTGTTTTTatctcattttattaaaatattaataaaattatttcataacagA
Coding sequences within:
- the LOC126772421 gene encoding UDP-N-acetylglucosamine transferase subunit ALG13 homolog, coding for MQPEYKKCFVTVGTTRFDLLCKFIQSSPVLLALRKMGCKNITVQIGNSDVEPGDFEKDGIKLHLYRFKNSLKADMTNADLIISHAGAGSCLEALDLNKPLLVVVNEDLMNNHQLELADQLHVDKHLYYCTCDTLATTLETVDFSWLSPMSKPSPHAFVKYINSVFKVMEHS